The Shewanella sp. MTB7 genome includes a window with the following:
- a CDS encoding YejL family protein produces the protein MAIQSKYSNIQVESIIAELSAVLDKHQAPTDLRLMVLGNCVTDLLARKVPSEARAKVAEQFSKALAQSVKG, from the coding sequence ATGGCTATCCAATCCAAGTATTCGAATATACAAGTTGAGTCAATTATCGCTGAACTCAGCGCTGTACTTGACAAACATCAAGCACCTACTGATCTTAGATTAATGGTTCTAGGAAACTGCGTAACTGACCTTTTAGCACGTAAAGTACCAAGTGAAGCTAGAGCAAAAGTAGCTGAACAGTTCTCAAAAGCACTTGCACAATCAGTGAAAGGTTAA
- a CDS encoding VOC family protein gives MTNTLTLASLQKTWPDFSRDIHHFLEELGLDYLGLECDHCALRVNSFFVAETLTEAFCSDGTIISNNIINGRPILIIELNTPLQLADFKIDCIELPYPGCKHYPVEGWEHIELVLPCPATSCDELTKALIKKVPHLAGVIENKTAIKVKLSSPSGEHERLANPTIAFKKGNLCIKIHPHGIKEVIESECNNTAL, from the coding sequence ATGACCAATACGCTCACCCTAGCAAGCTTACAAAAAACCTGGCCTGACTTTTCTCGTGATATTCACCATTTTTTAGAGGAACTTGGCTTAGATTATTTAGGACTTGAGTGCGATCATTGTGCGCTGAGAGTAAACAGCTTTTTTGTGGCAGAGACGCTTACTGAAGCGTTTTGCTCTGATGGTACTATTATCTCAAATAATATTATTAATGGCCGTCCTATCTTAATCATCGAACTCAACACACCTTTACAGTTAGCTGACTTCAAAATCGATTGTATCGAACTTCCTTATCCAGGCTGTAAACACTATCCAGTCGAAGGTTGGGAACACATCGAATTGGTACTCCCCTGTCCGGCCACCAGCTGTGACGAGCTAACTAAAGCGCTCATTAAGAAAGTGCCACATTTAGCGGGTGTTATTGAAAATAAAACAGCAATAAAGGTTAAATTAAGCTCACCATCAGGTGAACATGAGCGTCTTGCAAACCCTACCATAGCCTTCAAAAAGGGCAATCTCTGCATTAAGATTCATCCACACGGGATTAAAGAAGTGATTGAATCAGAATGTAACAATACTGCTCTGTAG
- a CDS encoding ion transporter translates to MQQDKQVNLDNTIRLKLRRIIFGTDTRLGRYFDIGLIVCIILSVTLVLLDTIAALHNEYGELIRVLEWCFTIIFTIEYLLRLYCSAQPIQYVRSFYGVVDLLSILPSYLALFFPGANFTLVIRVLRLFRIFRVLKLIRYLSEGNVLLRAMFQSSRKVFIFFFSVSLIVMVLGAIMYSVEGPANGFTSIPKSIYWTIVTITTVGYGDITPKTSLGQAIAAFTMLIGYSIIAIPTGILTAEISQEMGRSKDNRRCSNCLKTGHENNADFCDSCGSELEVKI, encoded by the coding sequence ATGCAACAAGACAAGCAAGTCAATCTGGATAACACAATAAGACTCAAGCTTAGGAGGATCATATTCGGTACAGATACTCGTCTAGGTCGCTACTTTGATATTGGGTTAATTGTTTGTATTATCCTGAGTGTCACTTTAGTACTTCTTGATACAATCGCGGCTTTACATAACGAGTATGGGGAGTTAATAAGAGTATTAGAGTGGTGTTTTACCATTATATTCACCATTGAGTATCTACTGCGACTCTATTGTTCGGCTCAACCTATTCAGTATGTAAGAAGTTTCTATGGCGTCGTTGATCTGCTGTCTATTCTGCCTAGTTATTTGGCTTTGTTTTTCCCAGGGGCGAATTTTACTTTGGTGATCCGTGTCTTGCGACTATTTAGAATTTTCCGAGTACTTAAATTAATACGCTATCTTAGTGAAGGTAATGTATTGCTTAGGGCTATGTTTCAGTCTAGTCGTAAGGTGTTTATCTTCTTTTTTTCTGTCAGTCTTATTGTTATGGTATTAGGTGCGATAATGTATTCGGTCGAAGGGCCTGCTAATGGCTTCACTTCGATCCCTAAGTCTATTTACTGGACCATAGTGACAATCACAACGGTGGGGTATGGGGATATCACCCCGAAGACCAGCTTAGGTCAAGCGATTGCTGCATTCACTATGTTGATAGGTTATTCGATTATCGCTATACCTACAGGTATCCTAACGGCAGAAATCTCACAAGAGATGGGACGCAGTAAAGACAATCGTCGCTGCAGTAACTGCTTAAAAACAGGCCATGAAAACAATGCAGATTTCTGTGATAGCTGTGGAAGTGAGTTGGAAGTAAAAATATAG
- the yejK gene encoding nucleoid-associated protein YejK: MSINVEQAIIHSISQNSEGQLSCRLRPQPLLNSEAVETMLEELHQTYTTKAGKGFGHFGTHGEDGETNPKFEQALTAYRNGELGFVEFSGLAGKLLQEELSKYDFSQGGFLLLSCYTHMTSDYLYVSLLNAKSSMTVLDDMELLQNTHLDLKDVQLAARIDLTEWQTDSDSRKYISFIRGRAGRKVADFFLDFMGCVEGVNTKAQNKELMNAVEDFVSSSELTKDERQQCREKVFDYCTERCDVGADIEIKDLADELADSGMESFYNFARGGDYELEDEFPGDKPTLRQLKKFSGTGGGVTLSFDGAHLGERVMYDPISDTIMIKGVPANLKDQLDRRLKGGQ; encoded by the coding sequence ATGAGTATTAACGTTGAGCAAGCAATCATCCACTCCATTTCTCAGAATAGTGAAGGACAGCTTAGCTGTCGGTTGCGTCCACAACCCTTGTTAAATAGCGAAGCTGTTGAAACCATGCTTGAAGAGCTACATCAAACGTATACCACTAAAGCTGGTAAAGGTTTTGGCCACTTTGGCACCCATGGTGAAGATGGTGAGACGAACCCTAAGTTTGAGCAGGCATTAACGGCATATCGTAATGGTGAACTTGGATTCGTTGAGTTTTCTGGCTTAGCAGGCAAGTTGTTACAAGAGGAGTTGTCTAAATACGATTTTAGCCAAGGCGGCTTCCTGTTACTTTCGTGTTATACCCATATGACGAGCGATTACCTTTACGTTTCTTTATTGAATGCAAAATCATCTATGACGGTATTGGATGATATGGAACTGTTACAAAATACTCATCTGGATCTTAAAGATGTGCAACTTGCAGCTCGCATCGATCTTACAGAGTGGCAAACTGATAGTGATTCTCGCAAATATATCTCATTTATTCGTGGCCGCGCTGGACGCAAAGTTGCTGATTTCTTTCTCGACTTTATGGGATGTGTTGAGGGTGTGAATACTAAAGCTCAAAATAAAGAGTTAATGAATGCGGTTGAGGATTTTGTCTCCAGCAGTGAATTGACTAAAGATGAGCGTCAGCAGTGTCGTGAAAAAGTGTTTGATTACTGTACTGAACGCTGTGATGTTGGTGCCGACATAGAGATCAAAGATCTTGCTGATGAACTTGCAGATTCTGGAATGGAGTCTTTTTATAACTTTGCTCGCGGTGGGGATTATGAACTTGAAGATGAATTTCCTGGTGATAAACCGACGTTAAGGCAGTTGAAAAAGTTTTCTGGCACTGGCGGTGGTGTAACCTTGAGTTTTGATGGTGCACATCTCGGTGAGCGAGTGATGTATGATCCTATTTCTGACACGATCATGATCAAAGGTGTCCCAGCTAATCTTAAAGACCAACTCGATCGACGTCTGAAAGGCGGTCAGTAG
- a CDS encoding diguanylate cyclase, which produces MLKINQRHLKLSVLLGIIGFAVNLYPIPLFGNVQLVLGNLFFVIIAILLGPWYALLCAAISSIGLIITWASPHAFIFFCLEALWLGFARKKDIYALYADIGYWLLLGMPLFYFYATIFSELPQSHISFITLKQGINGFICAALGSLAVIIFSGFWHLKGKVRDKKRRTFNAQITYSFTLVLTISLLSSALIFNHQVILNQQASLKQNLHDSAIHLGQATEAFLETHKKAIDNASRWLSLSQTDVQGWQARLTRLHQSYSGFITMLVTDEEARIIAAAPIEQLGFERVKNKSISVKDRHYFQQAFNKEMTYVSPVFWGRGFGADPIVAISAPIYHDGISEQPIGIIEGSLNLNRFIDIEQNSLVYELQSMILIDENDRIIYASEELALPVLSTFNSVKSGQKYKTSLQLINLYDLENPNPEFVYTNYQLNNGWKLYIVTPFFPLLQLLETQYLTTFAVLLLSLIITVIVTRVISTRLTEPLTVIANKFADKGLKKAVDFHIDEESPQEFLTLYQSIKKRKQELIGYQLELEEKVAIRTFELEKANVKLQSLAEKDDLTKLYNRRSAENMFNTTHNLCLRSNEVMVVAILDIDNFKAINDTFGHLGGDECLRMIANCMRLFFKRDSDVIARYGGEEFLIILPMTNPDTVEDHLNEFRIQVKELIIHPPHEETDIMMTVSIGAIMAHANYSKCLEEWFRQADLNLYQAKNQGRNKVVVTKPQLSNNVNI; this is translated from the coding sequence ATGCTCAAGATAAACCAACGACATTTAAAACTTTCAGTCTTATTAGGCATAATTGGTTTTGCCGTAAACCTCTATCCTATTCCACTCTTTGGTAATGTCCAATTGGTGTTAGGGAATCTATTTTTTGTCATTATCGCTATCTTGTTAGGCCCTTGGTACGCCCTTCTCTGTGCGGCTATCTCTTCCATTGGACTCATTATCACTTGGGCTAGCCCCCATGCATTTATTTTCTTTTGCCTCGAAGCACTTTGGCTTGGATTCGCCCGCAAAAAGGATATCTATGCTCTCTATGCCGATATCGGATATTGGCTACTTTTAGGAATGCCACTGTTTTACTTTTACGCAACAATATTCTCAGAACTGCCACAAAGCCATATCTCATTTATCACGCTAAAACAAGGAATAAATGGCTTTATTTGTGCGGCCCTAGGTTCGCTGGCAGTGATAATATTCTCAGGGTTTTGGCATCTAAAAGGCAAAGTAAGAGATAAAAAAAGACGCACCTTTAATGCCCAAATAACCTATAGCTTCACCTTAGTACTCACGATCTCTTTGCTTAGTTCGGCCTTAATTTTTAATCACCAGGTGATTCTAAATCAACAAGCAAGCCTTAAACAAAACTTACATGACTCAGCCATACACTTAGGCCAAGCAACCGAAGCATTTCTAGAAACTCACAAGAAAGCTATTGATAATGCCTCTCGTTGGCTTAGTCTATCTCAAACTGATGTTCAAGGATGGCAGGCAAGGCTTACCAGATTACATCAAAGTTATTCAGGCTTTATCACCATGTTGGTCACTGATGAAGAAGCTAGGATTATCGCTGCCGCCCCCATTGAACAACTCGGTTTTGAACGAGTCAAAAATAAAAGTATCTCTGTCAAAGACCGTCATTACTTTCAACAAGCCTTTAATAAAGAGATGACCTATGTATCTCCAGTGTTTTGGGGAAGAGGGTTTGGTGCAGATCCCATTGTGGCGATAAGCGCCCCCATCTATCATGATGGCATTTCAGAGCAACCGATTGGTATTATCGAGGGTTCATTAAATTTAAACCGCTTTATCGATATAGAACAAAATAGTCTTGTTTATGAACTTCAATCTATGATTTTAATCGATGAAAATGACCGTATCATATACGCATCGGAGGAGTTAGCATTACCAGTGCTATCTACATTTAACTCCGTTAAAAGCGGTCAAAAATACAAGACCTCATTGCAGCTTATCAACCTCTATGATCTTGAAAATCCTAATCCTGAATTTGTTTACACCAACTACCAGCTCAATAACGGTTGGAAACTTTATATAGTTACTCCATTCTTCCCTTTATTACAGCTCTTAGAAACCCAGTATCTCACCACTTTTGCAGTTCTGTTACTCTCTCTAATCATCACAGTCATAGTCACCAGAGTGATCAGTACCAGATTAACTGAACCCTTAACCGTTATAGCGAATAAATTTGCAGATAAAGGTCTTAAAAAGGCCGTGGATTTCCATATAGATGAAGAGTCACCTCAAGAGTTTCTTACCTTGTACCAGAGTATTAAGAAGAGAAAACAAGAACTGATTGGTTACCAACTGGAATTAGAAGAGAAAGTTGCGATTCGCACTTTTGAGTTAGAGAAAGCTAATGTAAAGTTGCAATCTCTAGCTGAAAAAGATGATTTAACTAAACTCTATAATCGCCGAAGCGCTGAAAATATGTTTAATACTACACACAATCTATGCCTCAGAAGTAATGAGGTCATGGTTGTTGCGATTTTGGATATTGATAACTTTAAAGCGATTAATGATACTTTCGGTCATCTGGGAGGCGATGAATGTCTGCGGATGATAGCAAACTGTATGCGACTCTTTTTCAAACGAGACAGTGATGTGATAGCAAGATATGGCGGAGAAGAGTTCCTAATCATTTTACCTATGACAAATCCCGATACGGTTGAAGATCATTTAAATGAATTTAGAATACAAGTAAAAGAACTCATCATACACCCTCCCCACGAAGAAACAGACATCATGATGACAGTCAGTATCGGGGCTATTATGGCCCATGCCAATTACAGTAAATGTCTGGAAGAGTGGTTTAGACAAGCAGATTTAAACTTATATCAAGCTAAAAACCAAGGCCGAAATAAGGTCGTAGTAACTAAACCTCAGTTATCGAACAATGTTAATATTTGA
- a CDS encoding phosphatidylserine decarboxylase has product MSRTTSIVRRLENMIDTKMEYQLELEKCIKKAQWIPPYSDTAISNIDGFYEYLDTLLVTTPADATFSDLFHGLYFIISQLGNKFQKDPTFAEFKNWMVVFTQQFGAFLNSPQSANDLQSFIDDKGFVIENFVVPPGGFNTFNMFFCRHIKPGKRPIGAKTLPYENAATGLAPNPKEDPDEIHKNMADDNVITVPADSVYKGTWKISEINTITVSKGNTYSIDELLKHTKYADRFKNGIFTHSYLTVLTYHRYHTPVRGTILERKLISGDVFANVTRDEQGHLGATDGTDYQFSQERGLLVLDSPIGLVACLPIGMDVISSCNFSVDEGDYLNKGDEFGNFLFGGSDMIMLFERNDIDIFVTEEDKLYKLGQVFGKAK; this is encoded by the coding sequence ATGAGTAGAACTACAAGTATCGTTCGACGTTTGGAAAACATGATAGATACCAAAATGGAGTATCAATTAGAGCTTGAAAAATGTATTAAAAAGGCACAATGGATCCCACCCTATAGTGACACCGCAATCTCTAATATAGATGGTTTTTATGAATATTTAGACACTTTGTTGGTTACCACACCTGCTGATGCAACCTTCAGCGACTTGTTCCATGGACTCTATTTTATTATCAGCCAACTCGGTAATAAATTTCAGAAAGATCCCACTTTTGCTGAGTTTAAAAACTGGATGGTAGTGTTCACTCAGCAGTTTGGTGCTTTCTTAAATAGCCCTCAGTCAGCCAACGACTTACAATCTTTTATTGATGATAAGGGATTTGTCATTGAAAACTTCGTGGTTCCGCCAGGTGGTTTTAACACGTTTAATATGTTTTTCTGCAGACATATTAAACCCGGTAAACGTCCCATCGGTGCTAAGACATTACCCTATGAGAATGCTGCCACAGGACTTGCTCCTAACCCGAAGGAAGATCCGGACGAAATTCACAAGAACATGGCCGATGATAATGTGATCACTGTGCCAGCGGACAGCGTATACAAGGGCACTTGGAAAATAAGTGAAATTAACACCATTACCGTATCCAAAGGTAATACTTACAGTATTGATGAATTGTTAAAGCATACTAAATATGCAGACAGATTCAAAAACGGAATCTTTACTCATAGCTACCTGACCGTGTTGACTTATCATCGATATCATACACCGGTACGAGGCACTATCTTAGAGAGAAAGCTGATTTCCGGAGATGTATTTGCCAATGTAACTAGAGATGAACAGGGACATTTGGGAGCCACTGACGGTACCGATTATCAGTTCTCACAGGAGCGCGGTCTATTGGTACTCGACTCTCCAATAGGGCTAGTTGCTTGTTTGCCTATCGGCATGGATGTTATTTCATCTTGTAATTTCAGCGTAGATGAAGGCGATTATCTGAATAAAGGTGATGAATTCGGTAATTTCCTGTTTGGCGGTTCCGATATGATAATGTTATTTGAACGGAACGACATCGATATTTTTGTAACGGAAGAGGATAAATTGTACAAACTAGGGCAGGTGTTTGGTAAAGCTAAATAA
- a CDS encoding 6-carboxytetrahydropterin synthase codes for MQLFVRDLTVIDFSYLCPIRGMVGESWIVDVLLDGGLDDQNMVLDFSKVKRTIKDTIDNIADHRLLIPTACSEVRWQQQGDTVWMDFNSLKGDIHLACPAQAFALIPSELIDFESVNTFLQKALKAVLPDNVDAIALTLRNELHEAPYYHYTHGLKKHDGNCQRIAHGHRSPINVFENGIAAPKWDEYWAKRWKDIYLGTQEDVVKVGELRLSPQAKVNDETHFGFHYQAPQGDFQLAMPKSSCEIIPHDTTVELLAEFVVNALVEMSPGNQFKVIAYEGVGKGAISVKGHQV; via the coding sequence ATGCAACTTTTTGTTAGAGATTTAACCGTGATTGATTTTTCTTATCTGTGTCCTATTCGTGGCATGGTCGGAGAAAGTTGGATTGTTGATGTGCTACTCGATGGAGGATTAGATGATCAAAATATGGTGCTCGACTTTTCCAAAGTGAAGCGCACCATTAAAGACACGATAGATAATATCGCCGATCATCGATTACTGATCCCTACTGCGTGCAGTGAAGTTCGTTGGCAACAACAAGGTGACACTGTTTGGATGGACTTTAATAGCCTCAAAGGTGACATACATCTGGCATGTCCAGCTCAAGCGTTTGCACTTATTCCCAGTGAACTTATCGACTTTGAGAGTGTGAACACCTTTTTGCAGAAAGCGTTAAAAGCAGTGTTGCCAGATAATGTCGATGCGATAGCTTTAACACTTAGAAATGAGCTGCATGAAGCACCTTATTATCACTATACTCACGGGTTAAAGAAACACGACGGTAACTGTCAACGTATTGCACATGGTCACCGTAGTCCTATCAATGTTTTTGAAAACGGCATAGCAGCTCCTAAATGGGATGAGTACTGGGCTAAACGTTGGAAAGACATTTACTTAGGCACTCAAGAAGATGTCGTTAAGGTCGGTGAACTCAGATTATCGCCACAGGCAAAAGTGAATGATGAAACCCATTTTGGATTTCATTATCAGGCGCCTCAAGGTGATTTTCAGTTGGCGATGCCAAAGTCATCTTGTGAAATTATCCCACATGATACTACTGTCGAATTATTAGCGGAGTTTGTGGTTAACGCTTTAGTTGAAATGTCACCGGGGAATCAGTTTAAGGTGATCGCCTATGAAGGTGTGGGTAAAGGTGCAATATCAGTTAAAGGTCATCAAGTTTAA
- a CDS encoding DUF4336 domain-containing protein produces the protein MSGSNTNHTDLDLLHLVESDIWYYDGPAVSFYGMPYTTRMTVIRLKDNKLWIHSPCQLSDELQKEVDSLGEVAFLIAPNKIHYLFIQQWISQYGNARHFTAPGLIDKCPDIAFDEELTDKPVDAWSDQIKQLIFTGSPLMEEAVFFHQTNSTLILTDLIENFPDTHFKPWQNHIAKLVGILAPNGQTPADWRISFIFGKDKARGCFKKILSWQPSRIIITHGECIWHDASAFLTRSFRWLN, from the coding sequence ATGTCAGGTAGCAACACAAACCACACTGATCTAGACCTCCTACATTTAGTTGAGTCAGATATCTGGTACTATGATGGCCCTGCAGTTTCATTCTATGGCATGCCCTATACGACCAGAATGACTGTTATTCGCCTCAAAGATAATAAGTTATGGATACATTCTCCTTGTCAATTATCTGATGAATTACAAAAAGAGGTTGATTCTCTAGGCGAGGTCGCTTTTCTTATCGCACCAAATAAAATCCACTATTTGTTTATACAACAATGGATATCTCAGTACGGTAATGCCAGACATTTTACCGCACCAGGCTTGATAGATAAATGCCCCGATATTGCATTTGATGAAGAGTTAACCGATAAGCCTGTTGATGCATGGAGTGACCAGATAAAACAGCTTATTTTTACTGGAAGTCCGCTCATGGAAGAAGCGGTCTTCTTTCATCAAACAAACAGCACATTGATCTTAACGGATCTAATCGAGAACTTTCCAGATACTCACTTTAAGCCTTGGCAAAATCACATTGCAAAGCTAGTGGGCATTTTAGCTCCTAATGGTCAAACTCCCGCTGACTGGCGGATTAGTTTTATATTTGGCAAAGACAAGGCAAGGGGTTGCTTTAAAAAAATACTGTCTTGGCAACCAAGTCGGATCATTATTACCCATGGCGAGTGTATTTGGCATGATGCCTCAGCGTTTCTTACTCGCTCATTTAGGTGGTTAAATTAA
- a CDS encoding M23 family metallopeptidase has translation MEQGALIRAQVEPGTEAFLNGDALKVSSQGKFAFGFAREAELTQELKLVYSDGLTQLMPLKINVKEYKIDRVNGISKKIMKPDPKAIERSREDSKQVRAARSQFSEQTAFSQNFIWPLTGRISGVYGSQRVYNGKPGNPHYGVDVAAKTGTVVVAPADGIISLSVSDMFYSGGTIILDHGFGVSSSFLHLSKLYVKEGESIKQGQPIAEVGATGRVTGPHLDWRVNWYQMRLDPVTIVPSMSSVLSQSK, from the coding sequence ATGGAGCAGGGGGCGTTAATTCGTGCTCAGGTTGAACCTGGAACCGAAGCTTTTCTTAATGGAGATGCACTTAAGGTATCGTCTCAAGGGAAATTCGCTTTTGGTTTTGCTCGAGAGGCGGAATTAACCCAAGAGCTTAAGTTGGTTTATTCTGATGGTTTGACTCAACTCATGCCGTTAAAGATTAATGTAAAAGAGTATAAAATTGACCGAGTGAACGGGATCAGTAAAAAGATCATGAAGCCGGATCCAAAAGCGATTGAGCGTTCAAGAGAAGACAGTAAACAGGTTAGAGCTGCCAGATCTCAATTTTCTGAGCAAACAGCCTTCAGTCAAAATTTTATCTGGCCATTAACTGGTAGAATCTCCGGAGTTTACGGCAGCCAGCGCGTTTATAATGGTAAACCGGGAAATCCTCATTATGGTGTGGATGTGGCGGCTAAAACTGGCACTGTAGTGGTGGCACCTGCAGACGGTATTATCAGTTTGTCGGTATCTGATATGTTCTATTCCGGTGGTACGATTATTTTGGACCATGGTTTTGGTGTCAGTTCCAGCTTTCTTCATTTGAGTAAACTCTATGTCAAAGAAGGCGAAAGTATTAAACAAGGCCAGCCTATTGCCGAAGTGGGTGCCACTGGGCGTGTCACTGGTCCACATCTTGACTGGCGGGTTAATTGGTATCAGATGCGATTAGATCCAGTCACAATAGTACCATCAATGTCGAGTGTACTTAGCCAGAGTAAATAA
- a CDS encoding DUF3413 domain-containing protein, translated as MVERKKEMGRDRVSRLISWGHWFAFFNGFLAMIVGFRYLDTVGYPESWLGWAYLAISTIGHFSFLAFIVYLVLIFPVTLLLPYSKILRGYAASVATLCLCLLLYDTIIYDDYGLHLSPFVFDLAWADLNALLHGTSYIVTPLCIIIIELLAANFLWKRIEKIHKAKCGNKVVAFVGVCFISSHLIHIWADAVSIKEITRLDDAYPLSYPATARSFMESHGIESENSKSRNSNPKSNISYPIKPLQCISEAQPNILLITIDSLRADMLDESTMPFLSQYAKENLDFHQHLSGGTQFTSGLFSIMYGLQGSYINDMTLANTAPLLTQILKQQNYQTAVFATDDVVLKPKAIFKGLKHYITHVENSHAMADKESIANFEQWVTKTQTPWFSLINLRSPESYDTPVGFLGIETVRPKKILKSAERVLFNQYRQSLNFIDQELSKLIKSLPQDTLVIITGVSGKLFTSNPHEVRSNMSPGNVHVPLIIHWPGKVPAKDVNYRTSHYGIAPTLLSQVLGCTNAPTDYSAGRSLLQPDSESWIYVGDNLIFGIYQDAEITVIDRHGQYRIYDENYEHRLRKKMSAPELIEVMREGRRLYNH; from the coding sequence ATGGTCGAGCGTAAAAAAGAGATGGGACGTGATCGTGTATCACGCCTAATAAGTTGGGGGCATTGGTTTGCCTTCTTCAACGGCTTTCTTGCCATGATCGTGGGTTTTCGCTATCTGGATACCGTGGGGTACCCTGAAAGTTGGCTTGGGTGGGCATACTTAGCAATTAGCACAATCGGCCATTTTAGCTTTTTAGCTTTTATCGTGTATCTAGTACTGATTTTCCCCGTTACTTTACTCCTGCCTTACTCTAAAATATTACGAGGATATGCAGCCTCTGTAGCGACACTTTGTCTGTGTCTCTTATTATATGACACCATTATTTATGATGATTACGGCTTACACTTAAGCCCATTTGTATTCGATTTAGCTTGGGCCGACCTCAATGCTTTATTGCATGGTACCTCCTACATCGTTACCCCACTGTGCATCATAATCATTGAACTATTAGCGGCTAATTTTCTGTGGAAACGAATAGAAAAAATTCATAAAGCTAAGTGTGGCAATAAGGTGGTTGCTTTCGTTGGTGTCTGTTTTATCAGTAGTCATCTCATTCATATCTGGGCCGACGCAGTGTCAATCAAAGAGATCACTCGCCTAGACGATGCTTACCCACTTTCATACCCAGCTACAGCTCGTTCGTTTATGGAAAGTCACGGCATAGAAAGTGAAAATAGCAAGAGTCGTAACTCAAATCCTAAAAGCAACATCAGTTACCCAATCAAACCACTGCAATGTATTAGTGAAGCTCAACCCAACATACTCTTAATCACCATAGACAGTTTAAGAGCTGATATGTTGGATGAAAGTACCATGCCCTTTCTCAGTCAATATGCTAAGGAAAACTTAGACTTTCATCAGCACCTCAGTGGAGGAACCCAATTTACCAGTGGCTTATTTTCTATTATGTATGGTCTCCAAGGTAGTTACATCAATGATATGACATTAGCAAATACAGCGCCATTGCTAACCCAGATCCTCAAACAACAGAACTACCAAACAGCCGTATTTGCTACCGACGATGTAGTGCTAAAACCTAAAGCTATCTTCAAAGGACTCAAGCATTACATTACCCATGTAGAAAACAGTCATGCCATGGCTGACAAAGAGTCAATTGCTAACTTCGAACAATGGGTAACTAAAACCCAAACGCCTTGGTTTAGCTTAATAAATTTACGTTCACCAGAGAGTTATGACACACCCGTTGGCTTTCTAGGCATTGAAACCGTACGCCCTAAGAAAATATTAAAATCAGCAGAACGAGTATTATTCAATCAATACCGCCAGTCATTGAACTTTATTGATCAGGAGCTCAGTAAGCTAATAAAAAGTTTGCCTCAAGACACCTTAGTCATCATCACGGGGGTGAGTGGAAAACTGTTTACCAGTAATCCCCATGAGGTTCGTAGCAATATGTCACCTGGCAATGTGCATGTACCTTTAATCATTCACTGGCCAGGAAAAGTGCCAGCAAAGGACGTTAATTATCGAACCAGTCACTATGGTATTGCCCCAACGTTATTGAGCCAAGTACTCGGTTGTACCAATGCACCAACTGATTATAGCGCTGGTCGCAGCTTACTCCAGCCAGATAGCGAGTCTTGGATCTATGTGGGTGATAACCTTATATTTGGAATTTATCAAGACGCTGAAATAACGGTTATTGATCGTCATGGTCAATACCGTATTTATGATGAGAATTATGAACACAGATTACGTAAAAAAATGAGCGCCCCCGAACTTATTGAAGTGATGCGTGAAGGTCGACGTCTCTACAATCATTAA
- a CDS encoding L,D-transpeptidase family protein produces MQNSPSSSGTPTLGRIDLVVVTKSTSKMALMRNGKIMRQYRIALGDRPEGHKLKEGDQRTPEGRYILDYKKSNSAYYRAIHISYPNDEDKLRASALGISPGGQIMIHGQNPNSSLTPQEAQKFNWTNGCIAITNKQMDELWASIEPGTPIEIWP; encoded by the coding sequence ATGCAAAATTCTCCTAGCAGCTCTGGTACACCTACCTTAGGGAGAATAGATCTTGTGGTCGTGACCAAATCTACTTCAAAAATGGCATTAATGCGTAATGGTAAAATCATGCGCCAATACCGTATCGCTTTAGGCGACCGGCCAGAGGGGCATAAACTTAAAGAGGGCGATCAAAGAACCCCAGAGGGACGGTATATTTTAGATTATAAGAAGTCTAACAGTGCCTATTACCGTGCGATCCATATCTCATACCCTAACGATGAAGATAAGTTAAGAGCCAGCGCATTAGGCATTAGCCCAGGCGGGCAAATCATGATCCACGGACAAAACCCCAACTCATCGCTAACACCACAAGAAGCACAAAAGTTTAATTGGACTAACGGTTGTATCGCTATCACTAACAAACAGATGGATGAACTTTGGGCCTCAATTGAACCTGGAACCCCGATTGAGATCTGGCCTTAA